A region from the Leptospirillum ferriphilum ML-04 genome encodes:
- a CDS encoding B12-binding domain-containing radical SAM protein — MKKRKFVLVEPKSTHLHVYSRYTIPRLGVILLGTMLRDRGWDVKVYIEDVSPVDMTEVLSADIVGISTLTSTAPQSYKLAEVVRNHGIPVIMGGTHVTFCPDEALDFSDYVVRGEGEETLFELLDAMDGKGSFDKILGLSFWKSGKKVHTPDRPLKEDLDSNPIPDYSLVEGWNSNAIISIATSRGCPFTCTFCSVPGMYGHGFRMHSIERVIEEIRVNKPQYIFFADDLFTANRKRTKDLLRRMIEEGLTPQWGAQVRIETAFDPELLSLMKESNCFNVFVGFESINPKTLDLFNKRQTYEKIVSSIKKFKEAGIRIHGMFVVGSDADDKETIYETSRFATEHGLETIQLMILTPLPGSPDYDQFYATGNRELLSRDWSLYDGHHAVYRPKNMTAYELNVAAIDAMEEFYSWKTILRSALRKDLISVIIQTSSKNLLRDWKKQNGEYIQSLRDQVFDKAKEVAVHRDVKLSYRIGVPKFILDAEIGKSLTDFLTELGISVVPFGASVNLSSSGLSSRLDWLRGKVDCIVIPVMDKAGQGQEEIYEKIQRLWKSLSRQKEDLPAMVKLFLDRQDGSLYSSMAQIAAIFTKDLDKVNKAYRSIMPAFSGGEVLAPVAVESKPVILRV, encoded by the coding sequence ATGAAAAAAAGGAAATTTGTTCTCGTTGAACCAAAGTCCACGCATCTTCATGTTTACAGTCGGTATACGATTCCAAGGCTCGGAGTGATCCTGCTCGGAACAATGCTGCGTGACAGGGGATGGGATGTAAAGGTTTACATTGAAGATGTTTCCCCCGTCGATATGACCGAAGTTCTGTCCGCCGATATCGTTGGGATCTCGACTCTCACCTCTACAGCGCCTCAGTCCTACAAGCTTGCTGAAGTGGTTCGAAACCATGGCATTCCGGTCATTATGGGGGGGACTCATGTCACATTTTGTCCGGATGAAGCGCTTGATTTTTCGGATTATGTCGTCAGGGGAGAAGGGGAGGAAACTCTCTTCGAGCTTCTTGATGCCATGGACGGAAAAGGATCTTTTGACAAGATTCTCGGTCTGTCGTTCTGGAAGTCCGGCAAAAAAGTGCATACACCGGATCGTCCTCTGAAGGAGGACCTCGATTCCAATCCGATCCCCGATTATAGTCTCGTAGAGGGCTGGAACAGTAATGCCATCATCTCAATAGCAACATCGAGGGGATGTCCCTTCACGTGCACATTTTGCTCGGTTCCGGGAATGTACGGTCACGGGTTTCGGATGCATTCGATTGAGCGCGTTATCGAAGAAATTCGCGTGAATAAACCGCAATATATTTTCTTTGCTGACGATCTTTTTACTGCAAACAGAAAGCGTACAAAGGACCTGCTCCGAAGAATGATCGAAGAAGGCTTGACTCCCCAATGGGGGGCTCAGGTCCGTATTGAAACAGCATTTGATCCGGAGTTGCTCTCTTTGATGAAGGAAAGCAATTGTTTCAATGTGTTTGTCGGCTTTGAATCGATCAATCCGAAAACTCTTGATCTTTTCAATAAACGGCAGACTTATGAAAAAATTGTTTCAAGTATCAAGAAGTTCAAGGAAGCGGGTATTCGCATCCATGGAATGTTTGTTGTCGGGTCGGATGCGGACGACAAGGAAACAATATATGAAACGAGCCGTTTTGCAACGGAACATGGTCTAGAAACAATTCAGCTTATGATCCTGACACCGCTTCCCGGATCTCCGGATTACGACCAGTTTTACGCAACCGGGAACAGGGAGTTGCTGAGCAGGGACTGGAGCCTTTACGACGGTCACCATGCAGTCTATCGCCCTAAAAATATGACGGCATATGAGCTCAATGTGGCGGCAATTGATGCAATGGAGGAATTTTATTCCTGGAAGACGATCTTGCGCTCTGCTCTGAGAAAAGATCTTATATCCGTTATTATTCAGACGTCTTCGAAGAATCTTTTAAGAGACTGGAAAAAGCAGAACGGAGAATACATACAAAGTCTTCGGGATCAGGTTTTTGATAAAGCAAAAGAAGTGGCTGTTCACAGGGATGTAAAACTTTCCTATCGCATCGGTGTTCCAAAATTTATTCTGGATGCGGAAATTGGAAAGTCTTTGACAGACTTTTTGACTGAGTTAGGGATATCCGTTGTGCCTTTTGGAGCTTCGGTAAACCTGTCTTCGTCGGGGTTATCCTCCAGACTGGACTGGCTCAGAGGGAAAGTGGACTGTATTGTTATCCCTGTAATGGACAAGGCGGGGCAGGGACAGGAAGAGATCTATGAAAAGATTCAGCGTCTCTGGAAGTCTCTATCCCGGCAGAAAGAGGATCTTCCTGCTATGGTGAAATTGTTTCTCGATCGCCAGGATGGTTCCCTTTATTCATCGATGGCCCAGATAGCCGCAATATTTACAAAGGATCTGGACAAGGTAAACAAAGCGTATCGTTCGATCATGCCCGCATTTTCAGGAGGAGAGGTTCTTGCCCCGGTTGCAGTAGAGTCTAAACCGGTCATTTTGAGGGTGTAG
- the rplM gene encoding 50S ribosomal protein L13: MEKSTRIASPSEVGEKKWFLIDAAGKTVGKVSVEVARILRGKGKVCFTPHQDLGDYVIVINAGKVVLTGNKITDKMYYRHSGYPGGFKEERAKDVLERKPETILTHSVKGMLPKNKLAKLYMTRLRVFPGSEHQHVAQSPIEVRLGGRYGA, encoded by the coding sequence ATGGAAAAGTCAACGCGAATTGCTTCACCCAGCGAAGTCGGTGAAAAAAAATGGTTCTTAATCGATGCAGCGGGGAAGACAGTTGGAAAAGTCAGTGTAGAGGTGGCCAGAATTCTTCGGGGGAAAGGAAAGGTATGCTTCACCCCGCATCAGGATCTGGGTGATTATGTCATTGTCATTAATGCGGGAAAAGTTGTTCTGACCGGTAACAAGATCACGGATAAAATGTACTATCGGCACAGCGGATATCCCGGTGGTTTTAAGGAAGAGCGCGCAAAGGATGTTTTGGAACGCAAGCCAGAAACGATCCTTACGCATTCCGTAAAAGGGATGCTGCCCAAGAACAAACTTGCAAAACTCTATATGACCCGGTTGCGTGTTTTTCCCGGTTCAGAACATCAACATGTAGCCCAGTCCCCAATTGAAGTGCGACTTGGAGGACGTTATGGAGCGTGA
- the argC gene encoding N-acetyl-gamma-glutamyl-phosphate reductase has protein sequence MSLLKVGIAGASGYGGGELLRLLLFHPKVQVVHVAGENRAGELVESVFPHLPLSSRMEKHPIDEPWNDIKILFTALPAGESGKLARLYRDRDVHIIDLGPDFRFRSHQRFSEVYKMPHPYPEGLSEATYSLVEWNRKAIKNSRILACPGCYPTGTLMGLLPFVQEGLLKKGSQIFIDGKSGVSGAGRGLTLDTHFPEIAESMKSYKPFSHRHGPEMEEAIECLAGFRVNILFVPHLIPVNRGLLSSLYFTLEKDWKEEDVWNVMKKYYQDETGVYLTEKPPSTAMVRGTNRTAISLRMEGSAAFVETAIDNLVKGAAGQAIQSMNVIQGWEEMEGLPMIGAFP, from the coding sequence TTGAGTTTGCTGAAGGTAGGAATTGCTGGAGCATCCGGTTATGGTGGGGGAGAATTATTGCGCCTTCTCCTCTTTCACCCAAAGGTTCAAGTTGTTCATGTTGCCGGGGAGAATCGAGCGGGTGAACTGGTAGAATCTGTCTTTCCCCATCTGCCCCTTTCTTCACGAATGGAAAAGCATCCGATAGATGAGCCATGGAATGATATAAAAATTCTTTTCACCGCTCTTCCGGCAGGTGAAAGTGGAAAACTTGCCAGGCTATATCGTGATCGTGATGTGCATATCATTGATCTCGGCCCGGATTTCCGGTTCCGTTCCCACCAACGTTTTTCCGAAGTCTACAAAATGCCTCACCCTTATCCCGAAGGTTTATCAGAGGCCACCTATAGCCTGGTGGAATGGAATCGAAAAGCAATAAAAAATTCCCGGATATTGGCATGCCCCGGATGTTATCCAACTGGCACCCTGATGGGATTGCTTCCATTTGTTCAAGAAGGGTTGTTGAAAAAAGGAAGTCAAATATTCATTGATGGGAAGTCCGGCGTTTCTGGTGCAGGGAGAGGGTTGACTCTGGACACCCATTTTCCGGAGATTGCAGAGAGCATGAAATCGTACAAGCCATTTTCACACAGGCACGGACCTGAGATGGAAGAGGCGATAGAATGCCTTGCCGGATTCCGGGTGAACATACTGTTTGTTCCTCATTTGATCCCAGTAAACAGAGGCCTTCTCTCATCGCTCTACTTTACTCTCGAGAAGGATTGGAAAGAAGAAGACGTCTGGAACGTCATGAAGAAATATTACCAGGATGAAACAGGTGTTTATCTGACAGAAAAACCGCCTTCGACAGCAATGGTTCGGGGAACAAACAGGACGGCGATTTCTTTGCGCATGGAGGGATCCGCCGCCTTTGTTGAAACGGCAATCGATAATCTGGTGAAAGGGGCTGCCGGGCAGGCTATCCAGTCCATGAATGTCATTCAGGGCTGGGAAGAAATGGAAGGATTACCCATGATCGGGGCATTCCCTTGA
- the rpsI gene encoding 30S ribosomal protein S9 — protein MERESLEENRSNATGKRKTAIARVRVQAGSGQIRVNDRALEEYFPRTIWSNQVKAPLEITNMLSRIDVFARVTGGGLTGQAEAIRHGISRALLEINPELRESLKKEGFLTRDPRIKERKKYGQKGARKRFQFSKR, from the coding sequence ATGGAGCGTGAATCATTGGAAGAAAATCGATCAAATGCGACAGGAAAGCGGAAGACAGCAATTGCAAGAGTAAGAGTCCAGGCTGGTTCAGGACAAATTCGTGTGAATGATCGGGCTCTGGAAGAGTATTTCCCGCGGACAATCTGGTCCAACCAGGTCAAGGCGCCGCTCGAGATTACCAATATGTTGTCCCGGATTGACGTTTTTGCTCGTGTGACAGGGGGAGGGCTTACAGGACAAGCGGAAGCAATCCGCCATGGAATTTCCAGGGCATTGCTTGAAATTAATCCTGAACTCCGGGAATCTTTGAAGAAAGAGGGGTTCCTGACGCGGGATCCTCGTATCAAAGAACGAAAAAAATATGGCCAAAAAGGTGCCCGAAAGAGGTTCCAGTTCTCCAAGCGCTAA
- a CDS encoding dihydroneopterin aldolase, whose amino-acid sequence MKVENARILIRDLQFSATVGVLAHERREKQKLSCSVEIEFQFSGGNDPSRTDKIHDTVDYSDIIEDILQAGLGESPFLLERLTRLIAEKIARRHSGIRSISVFLKKIPPPVNGVFADTIGVSFTYTPESHQ is encoded by the coding sequence ATGAAGGTCGAAAACGCAAGAATTCTCATCCGCGATTTGCAATTTTCAGCGACAGTCGGTGTCCTTGCTCATGAAAGAAGAGAAAAGCAAAAACTGTCCTGCTCGGTCGAGATCGAATTTCAGTTTTCCGGCGGAAATGACCCCTCCCGGACAGACAAGATACATGATACGGTTGATTATTCGGATATAATCGAGGATATCCTTCAAGCTGGACTCGGCGAGTCTCCTTTTCTGCTGGAGAGGTTAACCCGGCTGATCGCAGAAAAAATCGCCAGACGGCATTCGGGAATTCGCTCAATTTCCGTTTTTCTCAAAAAAATTCCGCCACCTGTCAATGGCGTCTTCGCTGACACCATCGGGGTCTCCTTCACCTATACTCCGGAGAGCCATCAATGA
- the mrdA gene encoding penicillin-binding protein 2: MLEYTRVRGVSGFGSSSGLNRRFIPGSGSFFRLASTPRKRLIALLFLLGAGFLVLLIRLFEVQINQHEKYVKLAQGNILRIIPLPPLRGAILDRNGQILVGNGTNFVVSMIPDEIQNRRRTFHILSQDLSLSPSDLQDAFDRMRDVLPSYIPIPLKAHLTTAQVGRVSMDLYRLPGIIIQTIPQRTYLHGSLASHLLGYVGSLTVGDMKKSYASHLPPGTGIGKTGVEREFDSILQGTPGESRKLVDSQGNVIRKLDPKYPTQGHSIRLTVDYRLQKVAETALGDRRGAVVAIDPNNGEILVLASHPSFDPNQISSALTAKTWHDLLNNPDHPLTNRAIQGLYPPGSVFKVVTTMAGLRAGVIDPAKPFKCNGIVFLGGWAFHDWKRGGHGTLRLRRAIMQSCDIYFYRAGMALGPDKIAEMAHLFGLGSRSGIDLPSENPGTVPDRNWKMKRMHQPWYPGETLPFAIGQGYLTVTPLQMARLMGVVATQGVLVTPHLYLSSDTPGVFPPENNKRKTPLENANFSSLREGLWAVVNEPHGTGHPVRMKEMEIAGKTGTAQVISNRIPEGGTVHEKIRPDSWFVGFAPFAHPRIVVAVLVENGGDGGDVAGPVARAVFQEFYRDYLAPVADASSNGHIHRKEPHT; the protein is encoded by the coding sequence GTGCTGGAGTATACACGTGTTCGCGGGGTGTCCGGATTTGGTTCGTCTTCCGGTCTGAACAGACGGTTCATACCTGGAAGTGGGTCCTTTTTCCGGCTTGCATCGACACCAAGAAAGCGACTGATCGCCCTCCTTTTTCTTCTGGGAGCAGGGTTCCTTGTTCTTTTGATCCGCCTCTTTGAGGTTCAGATCAACCAGCATGAAAAATATGTAAAGCTTGCACAGGGCAATATCCTCCGTATCATTCCCCTTCCTCCCTTGCGCGGTGCCATCCTAGACCGGAACGGTCAAATTCTTGTCGGGAATGGGACCAACTTTGTGGTCTCCATGATTCCGGATGAAATTCAGAACAGGAGACGGACGTTTCACATCTTGAGTCAGGATTTATCCCTCTCCCCGTCGGATTTGCAGGACGCTTTCGATCGCATGCGCGATGTCCTTCCGAGTTACATTCCCATCCCCCTGAAAGCGCATTTGACAACGGCTCAGGTCGGAAGAGTCAGTATGGACCTCTACCGGCTTCCGGGGATTATTATCCAGACAATCCCCCAAAGAACGTATCTTCATGGAAGTCTGGCATCTCATCTTTTGGGGTATGTCGGTTCTCTGACCGTGGGAGATATGAAAAAATCCTATGCAAGCCATCTTCCACCAGGGACCGGTATTGGAAAGACGGGAGTGGAAAGAGAGTTTGACTCCATTCTTCAGGGAACTCCGGGGGAATCAAGGAAGCTCGTGGATTCTCAGGGAAATGTTATTCGGAAACTGGACCCAAAGTATCCGACGCAGGGCCATTCTATAAGGCTGACTGTTGACTATCGGCTGCAGAAAGTTGCGGAAACGGCTCTGGGAGATCGCCGGGGAGCTGTGGTGGCAATTGATCCCAATAACGGTGAAATCCTTGTTCTGGCAAGTCATCCCAGTTTTGATCCCAATCAGATATCTTCCGCACTGACAGCAAAGACCTGGCATGACCTTCTGAACAATCCGGATCATCCCCTGACGAACAGGGCTATTCAGGGTTTATACCCGCCGGGATCTGTCTTCAAAGTTGTGACAACGATGGCCGGTCTCAGGGCAGGGGTCATCGATCCTGCCAAGCCTTTCAAATGTAACGGGATTGTTTTTCTCGGTGGATGGGCATTTCACGACTGGAAAAGAGGGGGGCACGGAACTCTTCGTTTAAGGCGTGCGATCATGCAGTCGTGCGATATTTACTTTTATCGTGCGGGGATGGCTCTTGGTCCGGATAAAATTGCCGAAATGGCACACCTTTTTGGATTGGGCTCCCGGTCCGGGATCGATTTGCCATCTGAAAACCCGGGTACCGTTCCAGACCGGAACTGGAAGATGAAGAGGATGCATCAGCCGTGGTATCCGGGAGAAACATTGCCATTTGCCATAGGACAGGGATATCTGACGGTGACTCCTCTTCAGATGGCTCGTCTCATGGGGGTTGTTGCTACACAGGGAGTACTGGTCACGCCCCATCTTTATCTTTCTTCCGATACTCCAGGCGTTTTTCCGCCCGAGAACAATAAACGGAAAACTCCCTTGGAAAATGCCAATTTTTCTTCATTGCGTGAAGGATTGTGGGCGGTTGTGAATGAGCCTCATGGGACAGGTCATCCCGTGAGAATGAAAGAGATGGAGATTGCCGGGAAGACAGGAACGGCCCAGGTGATATCCAACAGGATTCCGGAAGGCGGAACCGTTCATGAAAAAATTCGTCCGGACTCCTGGTTCGTCGGCTTTGCTCCTTTTGCCCATCCCCGGATTGTCGTTGCCGTTCTTGTGGAAAATGGCGGGGATGGAGGTGATGTCGCAGGTCCGGTTGCCCGTGCTGTATTTCAGGAATTTTATCGGGACTACCTGGCTCCTGTTGCCGATGCTTCGTCGAACGGACACATCCATAGAAAGGAGCCGCATACTTGA
- a CDS encoding Rne/Rng family ribonuclease, whose product MEILIHVSHEETKVALVENRQLAEFFFERKREAGVVGNIYKGRVNKVLPGMQAAFVDVGLEKAAFLYVDDIYVEGSDILPGEMPQDDQTAPPPPVEGESPAEGSLTEDPAAGPVSRPEPPRKMPRKPIEEILTEGQEILIQMTKEPISTKGPRATTYISLPGRYLVYMPQVNHVGVSRRITNEEERQRLKEMVNALKGGKGGYIIRTVAEGMSESEARSDIIFLELLWQDIRSRAETMKAPSLVREDLDVVFRTIRDYLTHEVETLYIDDVKEYKRVMDFIGTYMPDYASRVRLWEGPTPLFASYDIERQLSKALEKKVWLKSGGYLVIDRAEALTVIDVNTGRFVGENDPESTILQTNLEAVTEIARQLRLRNIGGIIIIDFIDMEKEKNREKVFQGLQESLAHDKARTNALKISDLGLVEMSRKRVREDLVHLLGETCAYCDGKGYTKSLRTIAYEILEELRSVPSGGQNPKEKKAILFVHPEIQTILQEEERDFLQAVERKIRRQIIIKPDPLSHIEEFSIVAP is encoded by the coding sequence GTGGAAATTTTGATTCACGTCAGTCATGAAGAAACAAAGGTTGCTCTTGTCGAAAATCGTCAATTGGCGGAATTCTTCTTTGAGAGGAAAAGAGAAGCGGGTGTTGTCGGCAATATTTATAAGGGAAGAGTGAACAAGGTTCTTCCAGGGATGCAGGCGGCATTTGTGGATGTCGGTCTGGAAAAGGCTGCCTTCCTTTATGTGGATGATATTTATGTGGAGGGGTCGGATATTCTTCCCGGGGAAATGCCCCAGGATGATCAAACTGCTCCCCCTCCGCCCGTTGAGGGAGAATCGCCGGCAGAGGGTTCTCTCACGGAGGATCCGGCAGCCGGTCCGGTTTCCCGACCTGAACCTCCCCGCAAGATGCCCAGGAAACCGATCGAAGAGATTCTGACGGAAGGTCAGGAGATCCTGATTCAGATGACGAAAGAACCGATCAGTACAAAAGGCCCCCGGGCAACCACCTATATCAGTCTCCCCGGTCGATATCTTGTCTACATGCCCCAGGTCAATCATGTTGGAGTATCGAGACGGATTACCAACGAAGAGGAGCGGCAGCGTCTAAAGGAGATGGTAAACGCCCTTAAAGGGGGAAAAGGAGGCTATATTATTCGGACGGTGGCAGAGGGAATGTCCGAGTCGGAAGCGCGTTCCGATATCATTTTTCTGGAACTCCTCTGGCAGGATATACGCTCCAGAGCAGAAACAATGAAAGCCCCTTCCCTCGTCAGGGAAGATCTGGATGTGGTTTTTCGAACGATCCGGGATTATCTGACACATGAAGTCGAAACCCTTTATATCGATGATGTGAAGGAATACAAAAGGGTGATGGATTTTATTGGAACATACATGCCGGATTATGCATCGCGTGTTCGACTGTGGGAGGGCCCGACACCCCTTTTTGCTTCCTACGATATAGAGCGCCAGTTGTCAAAAGCCCTGGAAAAAAAGGTGTGGCTCAAGAGTGGCGGCTACCTTGTCATAGATCGGGCGGAAGCGCTGACGGTGATTGATGTCAATACCGGACGATTTGTCGGGGAAAATGATCCGGAGTCGACGATCCTGCAGACCAACCTTGAAGCAGTGACAGAAATCGCCCGCCAGTTAAGACTCCGGAATATTGGAGGCATTATCATTATCGATTTTATCGATATGGAAAAAGAGAAGAATCGGGAGAAGGTTTTTCAGGGGTTACAGGAATCGTTAGCGCATGATAAGGCCCGGACAAATGCCCTCAAAATCTCCGATCTGGGACTTGTAGAGATGTCCCGGAAAAGAGTGCGCGAGGATCTGGTGCATCTACTGGGGGAAACGTGCGCATATTGTGACGGGAAAGGGTATACGAAATCCCTCAGAACAATTGCCTACGAGATTCTTGAAGAATTGCGCAGCGTGCCGTCTGGTGGGCAGAATCCGAAGGAAAAAAAGGCCATTCTTTTTGTACATCCGGAAATACAGACGATTTTACAGGAAGAGGAGCGGGATTTTCTGCAGGCGGTCGAAAGAAAAATCCGTCGACAGATCATTATTAAGCCGGATCCGCTCTCTCATATCGAAGAGTTCTCCATCGTGGCCCCTTGA
- the rodA gene encoding rod shape-determining protein RodA, translated as MKSVPISYVVRSYPFFLLDILAIVLSGILVQWSIDWHLAARQGVWAIAGFGIFVVLLGIPYRQILKISFPIYGFLLVLLILVKFAGHQSHGARRWIGYGPVMIQPSEFMKLALMLVLIWFFGKMDDKEGLPFEKVLIAGGMALVPGILIAKQPDLGTAIGLFFCLGVFLFLRGMRSRTFFTALWVSVILLPIGWQILWNHLHGFQKDRIRTFLNPESDPTGLGYHTMQSMVAVGSGGWFGQGLKGATQVKFRYLPGAHTDFAFAVFSEEWGWIGAFLLLLANAYILWFGYKTAILCRESRGFFLAAGLTSLFGISFLVNASMVVGILPVVGIPMPLLSYGGSALLVSMMGLALVLNVRVHEET; from the coding sequence TTGAAGTCGGTTCCGATCTCTTATGTCGTTCGGTCCTATCCATTCTTTCTATTGGATATCCTTGCTATTGTCCTCTCCGGAATCCTTGTGCAATGGTCGATCGATTGGCATCTGGCTGCCCGGCAAGGAGTATGGGCTATTGCAGGGTTCGGGATTTTTGTTGTCCTTCTCGGAATTCCGTATCGACAAATATTGAAGATCAGCTTTCCGATTTATGGTTTTTTGCTTGTTCTTCTGATTCTTGTCAAGTTTGCGGGACATCAAAGTCATGGTGCGAGAAGATGGATCGGCTATGGTCCGGTGATGATCCAGCCGTCCGAATTTATGAAGCTTGCACTGATGTTAGTATTGATCTGGTTTTTTGGAAAAATGGATGACAAAGAAGGCCTGCCTTTTGAGAAGGTTTTAATAGCCGGAGGGATGGCTTTGGTTCCGGGGATCCTGATTGCAAAACAACCGGATCTCGGCACGGCGATAGGCCTTTTTTTCTGCCTTGGAGTCTTTTTGTTTCTGAGAGGAATGAGATCCAGAACCTTCTTTACGGCTTTATGGGTTTCCGTGATTCTACTTCCCATCGGTTGGCAGATTCTTTGGAATCACCTCCATGGGTTTCAGAAAGACAGGATTCGAACGTTCCTGAATCCGGAATCTGATCCGACTGGGCTTGGTTACCACACCATGCAATCCATGGTGGCGGTTGGATCGGGAGGGTGGTTTGGTCAGGGTCTGAAAGGTGCGACGCAGGTCAAATTTCGTTATTTGCCCGGGGCGCATACGGATTTTGCTTTTGCTGTATTCTCGGAAGAATGGGGCTGGATTGGTGCATTTCTTCTCTTGCTGGCGAATGCATACATACTGTGGTTCGGATACAAAACGGCTATTTTATGCCGGGAATCGCGAGGATTTTTTTTGGCAGCTGGTCTGACAAGCCTGTTCGGTATCAGTTTTCTTGTCAACGCGTCTATGGTTGTGGGGATCTTGCCGGTAGTCGGAATACCCATGCCCCTTTTAAGTTACGGGGGATCTGCATTGCTGGTATCGATGATGGGATTGGCTCTCGTCCTGAATGTCAGGGTTCACGAGGAAACTTAA
- the argJ gene encoding bifunctional glutamate N-acetyltransferase/amino-acid acetyltransferase ArgJ, producing the protein MQGGITFPKGFQANGLHAGIKSNRKPDLALIVSEVDAEAAGLFTINRIKAAPVRLSQRRMRSGQSRAILVNSGNANACTGDAGMQDALQLTEKVSQFLTCNARKILCASTGVIGRPLPVNNILEAIPKLVEGVSPYRHLECATAIMTTDTYPKEAQGEFQCNGETVRIGGIAKGVGMIHPQMATMLVFLTTDANISRDALRSALQTVVDRNFHALSVDGETSTNDSVMILANGCAENPKIQKGTPSYADFLETLDRVCQKLRELLVHDGEGATKIIRISVQGARSRTDAKKVAASIAKSILVKTAFFGEDVNWGRIMVAIGNAGATVREEKIDISFGDVALVHQGVGMGESQEEKALEVMKGKEIHLFVSLGMGPMTAEYWTTDMSYEYVRINAGYKGRT; encoded by the coding sequence GTGCAGGGAGGAATAACCTTCCCTAAAGGATTTCAGGCAAACGGATTGCATGCAGGCATCAAGTCAAATCGCAAACCAGATCTGGCCTTGATTGTCTCGGAAGTCGATGCGGAGGCCGCAGGTCTTTTTACGATAAATCGGATCAAAGCAGCTCCTGTCCGACTTTCACAGAGAAGAATGCGATCCGGACAGTCGCGTGCCATTTTGGTCAATAGTGGTAACGCAAATGCCTGTACAGGTGATGCTGGAATGCAGGATGCGCTGCAGTTAACGGAAAAAGTTTCCCAGTTTCTGACCTGCAATGCGCGCAAAATCTTGTGCGCATCGACTGGTGTCATCGGGCGGCCGCTTCCGGTCAACAATATTCTTGAAGCCATCCCAAAGCTTGTTGAGGGAGTCTCACCCTATCGACATCTGGAATGTGCAACAGCCATCATGACGACAGATACTTACCCAAAAGAAGCACAGGGAGAGTTTCAGTGCAACGGGGAGACCGTCCGGATCGGAGGCATTGCCAAGGGCGTGGGCATGATCCACCCACAAATGGCGACAATGCTCGTATTTTTAACGACGGATGCCAATATCTCGCGTGATGCTCTCCGGTCGGCTCTTCAGACCGTTGTTGACAGAAATTTTCATGCTTTGTCTGTCGATGGTGAGACAAGCACAAATGACAGTGTCATGATTTTGGCAAACGGATGCGCAGAGAACCCGAAGATCCAGAAAGGGACCCCTTCGTATGCTGATTTTCTGGAAACACTTGATCGTGTGTGTCAGAAGCTAAGAGAGCTTCTTGTTCACGATGGAGAGGGAGCAACGAAGATTATCCGTATTTCTGTTCAGGGTGCACGATCCAGGACGGATGCGAAAAAGGTAGCAGCATCGATCGCCAAAAGTATCCTGGTCAAGACGGCATTTTTTGGGGAAGACGTGAACTGGGGCCGGATCATGGTTGCTATCGGGAATGCGGGGGCGACGGTCAGGGAGGAGAAAATTGATATCTCTTTTGGAGATGTCGCTCTGGTTCATCAAGGCGTCGGGATGGGAGAGTCGCAGGAAGAAAAAGCCCTCGAGGTGATGAAAGGCAAAGAGATCCATTTGTTCGTTTCTCTGGGGATGGGTCCAATGACAGCTGAGTATTGGACGACAGACATGAGTTATGAATATGTTCGCATCAATGCCGGATACAAGGGAAGAACCTAA
- a CDS encoding YfhL family 4Fe-4S dicluster ferredoxin codes for MSLKIADNCISCGACLPECPNDAISEGDPLYIIDPELCTECVGFHEDPQCAAVCPIDECCILDPDYQETQEELLAKKARIHPEG; via the coding sequence ATGTCTTTGAAAATTGCCGATAACTGTATTTCCTGCGGAGCTTGTCTTCCGGAATGTCCAAATGATGCGATCAGCGAAGGAGATCCGCTTTATATTATCGACCCTGAGCTTTGTACGGAGTGCGTGGGATTCCATGAAGATCCCCAGTGTGCGGCAGTTTGTCCGATAGACGAATGCTGTATTCTGGATCCGGACTATCAGGAAACCCAGGAAGAGTTGCTTGCCAAAAAAGCCCGAATTCATCCGGAGGGCTGA